Genomic DNA from Excalfactoria chinensis isolate bCotChi1 chromosome 22, bCotChi1.hap2, whole genome shotgun sequence:
AATGCACCCTGGGGTCCTGCTGTGCCCTGTAAATATCTCAGgcagtggcagagctgtggtAGAGTGGGGTTGTTCTTAAAACAAACTACAAACAACCCCCAAAGAACCCCCAAAACTAGCTTTTACTGTGCACGTTGCATAAAACTGTTTTTGCTTCATGCAAGTTGCATGTAAGGCCCTGCAGCTGAACGATGGCAAAGTAATTTTCAACcctatttgtttctttttccacatcTGGGCACTGCCAGACTGAGTATTCTCCTTCTGATTTATGAGGGAGAATCCTGTCTCCTCATGGAGACCCTTCAAATATGAATTAGTACATTCCAAATTACTGAAACCTGTGCTTTGCAGAGCGATGAGGCACGGAGGCTGAGGGGGCGCCACCACTGCACTCTGTGCAGGAAACCAGAATTACCAGCCCACGGCACAGCCTCACCCTGGGCGTCGTCCTGATGGAAACAAACGCTGGTGGGCATTTTCTGCAAAAATCTCACCTGTGccacacagaaaacagaggaCACCTTCAGGAATGGAGCACTCAGGGCCTGCATGGAGAACTGGAGTGGAGAAGCCCAAAGAGTGGTGAGTGGGAAGAGAGCAAATAATCGTTAACAGAATCATTTTCTGATGACTTCaggcagaggaggaagggaTTTGCCTTGCAGCTCTGGAAATGACGCTCACAGATCTGTGCTGGTGGAGGCTCCTGTAAGTGAAGTCTGAACCCAGCCCTTGTTGTAATTCCGTAATTTGAATATCATTTTCACAGACCTTGCAAGATGCAGATGAATGAGAGATTCCTGGCTTTGAGTCAAATGCAACAGTAATTAAATGTTTATAAACACTGAGCTTGTGGAGTGCTATTATCATATACAGGAAAGCAATAGGCAGTATTCTACTGACTGGAGCAGAGTTTGAAGCACACTGAGCACAGCATACTCCTGCAGCTTTCTTCTACAGGTGCTAACAGAGCATTGTGAAGAACATTACCAGGCTCCTTTTATTATAACCAGAATGTCAACTAGAATTGCTTTCTTCCATATGAGCATGTGTGATTGCAAAGTTTTTCCCTCTGCAATAAATTTCCCTGCCGATGGGCAGCATGCTGTTATCATCTTGGGAAATGAGGAAGCGTTGCCACTTCTGATCTCTCCCATCATGCTGTAGATGTTCCCACCTGTTACAGGTTTTTACCACCAtctgctgtttaaaaataagacagCACTGGAGATACCATCACACAGAGTCTGTGCTCTTTTGATAAGCTAGAAGCAATGCCAGCTTATCTAGGATGGTTGGTGTAATTGGCACATTCCACTTTTGTTCCTTCAGCCCCAAACATATTTCAGCTTGTTCCTAATTAGGAAGTGAATGATTTCTTGGGAACCCAGGAAccagtgagcagcagctgagagccAGACCCCAGCATTCTCCCACTGCCAAACCTGACCCAAAGAATCATGCAATCATAAAGTcgttggagttggaagggatcttacaAGAACTTATGGATGTTTCCTTAAGAGAGAACCACAGGCTCTGCAGGGTGTGAGGAACTCAAAGAAAGCCTCTATTTTCTCAAAAATACCAGTACTTGCCTCTTACTGtctcatgctgctgctgtgtaatGGAACAAATGCTCCAACCAAGGATTCTTTTGCTGCTTCCTAACTGAAAGTAAATATCAGTTTTTGTCCCAGGAAAAACAAGAGCACCTTGGACCTCACAAAATGTCCGAATCAAAGTTCTTATCACCAACGCTCTCAGTTTTTGTTGCATGgcttaaaaagcagcaaaatattcTTAACAGTGCTTTTTCCAAAAAGAAGAGTTTACTCCAAATGGGTTCTAAGTGGCTTCACCCGGTCAATGCACTGCTTCTATTGCCACAGgttcaggtgaaaaaaaaaacaccccagtTCTTAAAGTCTGATACCAAACAGAGGATGCAGCTATGTGAACCTTCTTGAGTTGCTGGCCCATTTACAACATCACTCCCATATTTAACATTTATAACCCCCTTCACATGCATCCTTTAAAGAGTCAGTGGCTCCTTTTGTAAGTGATCGGCTACTTACTCTGGCATTTTACACGCACTTCCCGACAAAAGAGACCTTTTACATGtcaatttattttcagacaaGCATATCTGAAAGGGAGTTTCTCTCCAGAGCAGAATTAGTATTAATGGCAGGTGTTCTGGCGCTGCACAaaggaggaaggcagcaagTGAGCTGTGCTGAGTGGCGAGACAGCTTGATGTGTTAATAACCAGAGCAAGAAAATGGAGTGGCAGTAGACCTCCAGCTTCCATAGCATGAATGAAGGTTTTATTCATTGCCTGCCCTGTGCTTGAAAAAGATGTCGATATGTTTAAAATGTTGTCTTTGCTTTCAAAAGGGGATTACATTGTTGAATGTTACATGAAAGCACAGCACTTGCCCCACATCCTGGCGTGTGCCTACGACCCCAGAACATCCTGAGGCCCTGCTGGGGGCTGGTGGCACCTTGAAGCCAACCCATCCTGGTCTTTTCCCAGCAACTTGTGgcaaagctgcaggaaggagtTAAAACTGCATAAACTGATATAAAGGTGGGGGCTGGCAGAGGgtgcatggagctgtgctgcatttcACTATGGAAAAAAGATGATTGCTTAGAGAGTTACCAGACTTCACTTTCCAAACAGCCCAAGAACTCACGGTGGGAACAGCTACCAGgccaaaatgcatttatttatgctCCATTTAATTTGACAGGTCAGTACCACATCATTAAGAGGAAGGCACGGCTGCTTTACGcagtgggaagaaagaaaacagtctcTCAGCTGGGTCAACCCTTCTGCAATAGAAAACACTGCTGATTTATGCTCCCAAATGGGAAAGCTCAACCTTTCCTACACAGAAGCTGCATTTACACAGAGAGAGATGCTCGCTGCTATCTCCAGGCCACGTGGCTGTGGGTTAACACAGTACCCAGGCACTGCTGAATAATTCCAGGTAGACTCCGTGATTAGAAGCTGGATCCCAGATTGCATCTTTCCAAAGCTTTCCTTCAGATATAGGACAACAGGTTGAAGGAGCCCTGCTTTCACTCTGAGTAATGATGTGACCTCCATTCAAATGATAGCAGTTAATCCCTCTATATTTTGGGAAAGGTTTAATGCTGTCAGAGAAAACCACAAAGGGAGCAAAGGGCTGCCCGGCCACACAGATACCCACAGCTCTCATACACAGAGATCAACACGTCCTTTATTATTGAGCACTGGAATTAAAAAAGTAACAGCACTTGGTTGATTGGGAACTAATAACCAGAATTTGTCAGTAGCAGAAATTCGCACAAGGACCTTTGCTGACTTCAGTCACACCCTCGTGCACCCGCAGCCTCTGCCATtctgctctgccagcactggggcagctccagcactggcCTGCAGGTGAGAGCGGGCCTGGAATTTACTTCTAGCACAGTTCACCTCAAAGTGTTGGTTTCTATTAACACTAAAATGCCCTGAGAGAAGGAGTTCCCCTCCGCAGCCCACATCCTGCCACCTTTCCTGTTGATTCCTACCTTGTCCCAACTAGTTCTCATTATTTCCCACTGCAAAGTGGTGTAATACACCTGAGAGGAGGTGGCCCAATATGCAGCCCTGCTACAGTACTGCTGGTTTGCCTGTCACAGGACAAATGGCACAGCTCTGTAGATctgtgtgccctggtggccaaagaaggccaatggtaacctggagtgcattaaaaaaacatgtGGATAGAAGGacgagggaggtgatcctgcccctctgccctgCCACATCTGGAACACCACGACCAGTTCTGGGCTCCaggcccttaatcatctttgtggccctctgctggactctctaGATGATCCCTACCTTATTTGAAATGATGTAGCTACAAAAAATATCTGGCCCTACATGGGAAAGGGTGAATCAGAGCTGCTTTTTAGTGCCGCTTGACATCAGTTATACATTCTAGTTCTCATATACACAGATGGATGTCTTTAAAAATCAACAATTTACACTTCAAAAAAGTTTTACAGTGAAGTTCTTTCAGCAAAGATCAGTCCAAGGAAGGAGGAGCCAGTCTACTGCAGGCAGAAGGCACTTGGCCTTGATGTAGATTTGAGAACAAGTCCTCAAGGGGCAGGCGCCGACTGCCCTATGTCCTGCCACACCTCAGTAGTTGTGCAAAGTTTGGTGTAACCACCCCACACTGCCCCATTCTCACAGGGTGGTGGAGGGGAGCTTCTTCACCCGCCGCTGTGCCAGGATGGAAGACTCGATGGGTTTCAGCTGGGGGCTCGGCTTGGAGCTGTTCAGCGCAGAGTACGTGGCAGCCATTGCCCCCTTGGAGAGAAGACACAAGAGTGATCACTCAGGTGTGGGAGATGCTTTAcaagagcagggagcagaggagccAGAATCAAAGCCAGGATcatattgctttctttctttaagtcTCCCTCATTCGCATGCCGTTCATAGAACgatagaatcactgaggtttggaaaagacctctaaggtcaccAAGTTCAACCCCCACCtgtccccaccatgcccactgaccatgtcccttggtgccacatctccatgttttccaaacaccttcagggatggtgactccaccacctccccttgtagagagtgatgaggtctcccctgagcctcctccataTAGAACCATCCcacttccctcagctgctccccatagcACTGTGCTCCCTCTcaacttcatttccttctctggacatgctccagggaCCTtgatgtctttcctgtagtgggggacccaaaactgaacgcTTGGGGTGCTGCCTCACCAGTGCCATACAGAGGGACAGTCAATTCCTGCTCCTGCCAGCTGCACTACTGCTGACACAGCCaagatgccactggccttctttgCCATCTGGGCACTCTGCCGGCTCATGGTTGACACTTGGCTGAACAACactcccaggtccttttcctccttgcagCTCTGCCTTGCTGCCCCAAGTCTGTAGGCATGGGTTTATTGTGACCAAAGTCTTGCTGAATTTCATCCCGTTGGCCTCAGCCCATCGATGAtcttgtccaggtccctctttAGAGCCTTCCTACCCTCATGCAGATCAACACTTTGTCCTAATCTGGTGTCAGCTGCAGAATTccagagggtgcactcaatccccttgtCCAGATCATCGTGGAAGATATTTAACTGGGCTGGCCCCAGTATCAACTCATGGGGAACACGATCTGTGACTTCCACCAGCTGGATctaactccattcaccaccactctctgagcttATCTGTCCAGTCAGTTTTTCAGAGAACCTTCTTAAGCTTTCCTGCCCCAAACACTGGCATTGTCTCCACAGAGTCCACAGCTCTACAACCTTCCAGTCTGCTTTGCCCACACGAGGCCCACTGCTTTCCAAAGAGCTCAGGGACAAGGAAACCTGGCCCGCTCCCTACCTTTACCAGCTGGACATCCTGGTGATTCAGCTGGCTCTGGGGCAAGCTGTCCTTCTGTGTTATCCACGGGTGCTGCAGGACCTGCTTGGCTGTCAGGCGCTGGTGAGGATCTACATGAAGCATCTTTGATACAAGGTCCTAAAGGAATCATTGGAAAATCAGACTTCTGAAAACTTcatactttaaaagaaaaaatgccacCCACCTGTTCCCAAATTCAGATTTCAGTTCAGAAGCCAAGTTTAAGGACCCGAGATATCAAGCTCCTTTtgtataaaatatgttttcagtgGGCCTGGGAGGTATAACACAGCAACAAACCCAGTGTGAGTCAGGCATGAGGTTGTTGCTGCATGCAAATTTTCACAGCCTGAGCTAGAACAAAGCAGGCAGAGGcgcactgctgagctgctcatGGGGAAGATGCACACACTACTGCTTTTCTCTACTCCCCTCTACCCTCCCTCTCTAGCCTGCTCTAAACCTGCATCACGTATGCCTGACCCCCACCCTGTAATACAGTGCAGGCAGACACCACATCATGCCTTGGCCATGTCAGAAATGGAGTCCCAGTTGCCTCCGTTGACTGAGAACTTTCCCCCGCCTATTCGGGTCAGGATCTCTTCTGGAGTGTCACTGGGTCCATTTGCAAATGGAGTGCAGCTGAGGAGAGATGAGAGCAAGAACAACATTTACCACCCTGTATTTAGGCCATGGAATGGTTTTGGGCAGCAGGAAGCCACAGAGAGAGGCACTCACCCTGCAAGCATAGTGTAAAGGAGGACTCCCAGGCTCCAGATGTCACAGCCCTCATCGTAGCCCTGTCGCTTCAGTACCTGGAATAAGCAAAGGAgaataaatatgtttgtttCTGGTCACTGAGCTTGCTTCAGCTTGCAaagagcagccctgtgcaggcTGGGTGCAAAGCTGCTAAAGCCCCACTGAACAGCAATAGCATGGACTAAAGGTCAGCATTCAAATCAGACTTCAGTTTCATGGAATAAAGTAACCCTCCCAGCTGCTTCAAAATGACAAGTGAGAAAGAAGCTATGTTCCAAAGTGATGACACTGCATGTATGTTCCATTGCttcccatctctttttctttcgTCCACATGAAGACAGTTGAAGGGAAAGTAATCCAACCTCTAACAGGTCATTTAATCAGGAAGAGAAGCAGCCTATGAAATCACTGGGATTTTAGCATCTTATTTCCCTACACAGAGCCCCAGCATTATGGACAGCACAAGCTGGAGGACTGCACTGGGGATCCCATATTTGTTCTGTACTGCAggtattgttatttttctaattaactAATCCAAGACAAAATATGCCAGAACAGGTAAAATTAGACCAGTCTGTGCAGAGTTCaagcacaggctgggggagggaACTGAGAGCTACTGAAGCCTCAAGTCAGCAAGGTGCTTACCTCAGGTGCCACAAAGTTTGCGGTATAGCAAGGAGTCATGAGAAGACCAttctcagctctcagctgcttgGCAAAGCCAAAGTCACATATGCGAATGCTTTCTGGGTTTCCTGACTCATCCACGTAGAGAATATTGCTGGGTTTCAGGTCCCTGTGAACTACCTGCAGAACAAAGGCAATGCTACATTCATGCCCCAAGAAAGACTGAAGTTGCATCAAGATCCTCAACCCCTGCTCTGGCCCCATATCTGCTTTGCCAAGACATCAATGCAAGGCACAACATGAACACAAAGCACCCAGGGAAGCAGATGTAACCATACTCACCCCTTGAGAATGCAGATATTCCACTGTTCTGCAGATCGTGTGCAGGACTGAACTGGCCTCTCTCTCCGAGAAAAACTTCTGTCTCAGGATTTTATCTAGCAGCTCCCCTCCTCTCATCAGTTCTGTCACCAGATACACGTACTTCCCATCATCATAAACCTACCAAAGCAAACGTGGAAGGGGTTAATTAAAAACTGCTTTCCAGGCTTCCCTGTTGTACTTCTACCAccaagaagcagaaagaggTCAGTAACACAGAGGTGGTACTGATTGGATGCTTCCTCACCCCAGCATGATCCAACGAGCAGAGCCACTGGGGTGCCCATGCTAAAGCGGCATTCTCACACATACACAACAAGTTATTCAAGGTACACTCACATCTTTCAAGGTAATGATATTTGGATGTTGCCCATATCGCAGGAGAATCTCAATTTCCTCAGAAGGGTCCCTTTTGCTCTTGTCTATCACCTGCAGGGGTACGAGTAAAGGTTATTCACAGCTGGATGGGACAGTGGCCAGGACAAAGCAAACAAGCTGAAGGTTTCATCACAGAAGtacagaatggttgggttggaagggaccttaaagactcagtttcagctgggacagaattaTTATCTTCGCTGTGGCTgatatgatgctatgttttggttctaagagaaaaacagtattgataacacaccaatgtTTATAGTTGTTGCTGTgtgcagtgttgtacagagccaaggctaTTCCAGCGTTTCTCAGTGAAAGGCTGATGaggcccaaggagctgggaggggacagaatcAGGACTTAATCAGCTGACTTAAACTAACCAAAGGGATATTTCATACCACATCATGTGGAATGAGAGTTTTGAAGGGAATGGGAGCTCATCTTGTGCTTTTCTACTCACTGAGAGGCaagctgggcatcagtcagtaagtggtgagcaattgcttgcgCATCATATGCTATACACATTTATatacgtatacacacacacacacacatatatagtgataactatttccttttctgtatctTAGTAAATCAGTAAATTGTTTCATCTCAACTCatgagttctacttttttttcctgattctctCCCCTATCCCACTGGGAAAGGGGCCAGTGAGCAACAGACTGTGTGGTGCACAGCCACCTGCTGGGATAAATCACAACAACCATCCAGTTGCTTGCCCCCCACCcagtcaggctgcccagggccccatccagcctggcacttctggggatggggcacccacagcaaCTCtaagcagcctgtgccagtgcactGCAGACATACTGTGCTATATCCATTCCCTGTCATTTGCCCCAAAATTGTATATATAAGTCTCACAGTCAGGGAAAACAATTTCATTCCTTGTTATTATTTTGGTCATTACAGGGATGAACAGAAATCTAACAAGGGAGGTCAGACGGAATAACTCAGACCTTGACTGCATACTCCATGTTGGTTGTTTTGTGAATGCACCGTTTGCACACTGAGTAGGAGCCCACACCAATCGCCTCCTTCACCACGTAGCCATcgctgaactggatgttcttgccatgcagctgctgcaagAAGAGAGCAGGGAGCGAATGAGCTGGGAGGGTTCAGAGAATGGTTTGTGCAACATGAGTTAACTGCAACACCAAGTGAAGTGACAGACTGCTGTCTCCTACAGCCCAcagcctctcctccctgctggggagagagagaagaggagaaCACGGCAAATATAGGTCAGTAGGCTAACACTATCTGCATCCAGCACACTGCattcctgcagcacctctcaTTCACATAGCCTGAGTCCACCTGGCAAGAAGGAGGCAAACACTCAGTGTGCCCTGCTGACCTCTGCATGACAgccagtaaaaacaaaagaaatcaagatGCAAGAATTCGAACCAGAATATATTTCCTTTAACTCCTGCAGACCCACTCTGGAGTTACTGCAGCCTCAAAGCAGCTGttcttctgtccccatgtctcACCTGCACCACGGAATGCAGAGGGGGCTGTGCAGGTTTCACCTTGCTGTCTTCCATCAGTCCGGTGGCCACAAAGCTGAAGC
This window encodes:
- the RPS6KA1 gene encoding ribosomal protein S6 kinase alpha-1 isoform X5 codes for the protein MKVLKKATLKVRDRVRTKIERDILADVNHPFVVKLHYAFQTEGKLYLILDFLRGGDLFTRLSKEVMFTEEDVKFYLAELALGLDHLHSLGIIYRDLKPENILLDEEGHIKLTDFGLSKEAIDHEKKAYSFCGTVEYMAPEVVNRQGHSHSADWWSYGVLMFEMLTGSLPFQGKDRKETMTLILKAKLGMPQFLSAEAQSLLRALFKRNPANRLGSGPDGAEEIKRHPFYSTIDWNKLYRREIKPPFKPAVGQPDDTFYFDTEFTSRTPKDSPGIPPSAGAHQLFRGFSFVATGLMEDSKVKPAQPPLHSVVQQLHGKNIQFSDGYVVKEAIGVGSYSVCKRCIHKTTNMEYAVKVIDKSKRDPSEEIEILLRYGQHPNIITLKDVYDDGKYVYLVTELMRGGELLDKILRQKFFSEREASSVLHTICRTVEYLHSQGVVHRDLKPSNILYVDESGNPESIRICDFGFAKQLRAENGLLMTPCYTANFVAPEVLKRQGYDEGCDIWSLGVLLYTMLAGCTPFANGPSDTPEEILTRIGGGKFSVNGGNWDSISDMAKDLVSKMLHVDPHQRLTAKQVLQHPWITQKDSLPQSQLNHQDVQLVKGAMAATYSALNSSKPSPQLKPIESSILAQRRVKKLPSTTL